A genomic region of Runella rosea contains the following coding sequences:
- a CDS encoding SDR family oxidoreductase, protein MNFSQPMLRDGSLAGKTIIVTGGGTGLGKSMAKYFLELGANVVICSRRLAILEATAQELTEATGGQVLPAECDVRKPEQIEAVIEAAIARFGAVHGLVNNSAGNFISPTERLSYKAIDTVVDIVLRGTYYFTLAIGKYWIDNQIKGTILNISTTYAWTGSGWVVPSAMAKAGALAMTKSLAYEWGKYGIRLNAIAPGPFPTKGAWDRLFPKELAEKFAFENRIPLHRTGEHQELANLAAYLMSDFSAYMTGEVITLDGGEVLNGGQFNFLHEVTPEMWDVLEAQIKNANRASKQEGKKES, encoded by the coding sequence ATGAATTTTTCTCAACCCATGCTACGCGACGGGTCGCTTGCGGGCAAAACCATCATCGTAACGGGCGGCGGCACGGGCCTTGGCAAATCCATGGCCAAATATTTTCTCGAATTGGGGGCCAACGTCGTAATATGCAGCCGTCGTTTGGCCATTTTGGAAGCAACCGCCCAAGAATTGACCGAAGCCACGGGCGGACAAGTACTACCCGCCGAGTGTGACGTGCGCAAACCCGAACAAATAGAAGCCGTCATTGAAGCGGCCATTGCGCGTTTTGGCGCGGTGCATGGGTTGGTCAATAACTCTGCTGGAAATTTTATCAGTCCTACCGAGCGCCTTTCGTACAAAGCCATTGATACAGTCGTTGATATCGTACTGCGCGGCACGTATTATTTTACGCTCGCCATCGGTAAGTATTGGATTGATAATCAAATCAAAGGAACAATTCTCAACATCTCCACTACCTACGCTTGGACGGGTTCGGGTTGGGTAGTTCCATCCGCAATGGCCAAAGCGGGCGCCCTTGCCATGACCAAATCACTGGCCTATGAGTGGGGCAAGTACGGCATTCGACTCAATGCAATTGCCCCGGGGCCGTTTCCGACCAAAGGCGCTTGGGACCGTTTGTTTCCAAAAGAATTGGCTGAAAAATTTGCCTTTGAAAACCGTATTCCGTTGCATCGCACGGGAGAGCATCAAGAATTGGCTAATTTGGCCGCTTATCTGATGTCTGACTTTTCGGCCTACATGACGGGTGAGGTGATTACGCTCGACGGCGGAGAAGTACTTAATGGTGGCCAATTTAATTTTCTGCACGAAGTCACACCTGAGATGTGGGATGTATTGGAAGCGCAAATTAAAAATGCCAACCGAGCCAGCAAACAAGAGGGTAAAAAAGAATCGTAA
- a CDS encoding TraR/DksA family transcriptional regulator encodes MTVQEDKKRYSEEELKEFEGIINQKLDAARNELAYIKDTLSRKNDSGTDNTGAATKLMEDVDTSEREQMSQSAARLQKFITQLENALVRIKNGTYGICIDTGKLIPKERLRAVPHTQQTIEAKLRRK; translated from the coding sequence ATGACTGTACAGGAAGACAAAAAACGTTACTCTGAAGAAGAGCTGAAAGAGTTCGAAGGTATCATCAACCAAAAACTAGACGCAGCGCGCAATGAATTGGCGTACATCAAAGACACATTGAGCCGTAAAAATGACAGTGGTACTGACAATACAGGTGCCGCGACCAAATTGATGGAAGATGTGGATACGAGCGAACGCGAACAAATGAGCCAATCGGCGGCGCGCCTGCAAAAATTTATTACTCAACTTGAAAATGCCCTTGTGCGCATCAAAAATGGCACTTACGGTATTTGCATTGACACAGGTAAGTTGATTCCAAAAGAGCGTTTGCGGGCGGTACCACATACCCAGCAAACGATTGAAGCAAAACTGCGTCGTAAGTAG
- a CDS encoding trans-sulfuration enzyme family protein, translated as MNFETLAIQSTQFHDANASAVVPPIYLSTNFEREPDSSIPHGHIYTRASNPNRNALEKAYAALEGGQVGMAFASGQAATTTLFQCLLPGDHVIIPDDAYYGTPALLQDVLSLWGLQFSKVDMSDLAAVEGAFQPNTKLVWMETPSNPLLKITDVKAVAALARAKGAYSACDNTWATSVLQRPLDLGCDVSMHSATKYFGGHSDLLSGALIFKENGALAEKARMIQALGGAVPSPFDCWLIVRGIKTLALRVRQQSENAAKLAEYLSTHPKLEAVHYPFLESHAGYEVAKRQMASGGGMLSIQVKGGAEEALAVKSKVKVFIRATSLGGVESLIEHRATAEGVHSVSPKNLLRISVGLEHVDDLIADLAQALG; from the coding sequence ATGAATTTCGAAACACTTGCCATTCAGAGTACTCAATTTCACGACGCCAATGCGAGTGCGGTCGTACCCCCCATTTATCTTTCCACGAACTTTGAGCGGGAGCCTGACAGCAGTATTCCGCACGGACATATTTATACTCGGGCCAGCAATCCCAACCGTAATGCCCTGGAAAAAGCGTATGCCGCGCTGGAAGGTGGACAGGTAGGAATGGCATTTGCGTCGGGACAGGCCGCGACGACCACCTTGTTTCAATGCCTGCTTCCCGGCGACCACGTCATCATTCCTGACGACGCGTATTATGGCACGCCAGCGTTGTTGCAGGACGTGCTGAGTTTGTGGGGACTTCAATTTTCGAAGGTCGATATGAGTGACTTAGCGGCGGTAGAAGGGGCATTTCAGCCCAATACGAAGTTGGTTTGGATGGAAACGCCCTCCAATCCTTTATTGAAAATTACGGATGTAAAGGCCGTGGCTGCACTGGCGCGGGCCAAAGGGGCGTATTCAGCCTGCGACAATACATGGGCTACTTCGGTGTTGCAACGCCCGCTTGATTTGGGGTGTGATGTGTCGATGCATTCGGCCACGAAGTATTTTGGTGGTCATAGCGATTTGTTGAGTGGAGCCCTGATTTTTAAGGAAAATGGTGCGTTGGCCGAAAAAGCCCGGATGATTCAGGCCTTGGGAGGGGCGGTACCGTCGCCTTTTGATTGTTGGCTGATTGTCCGTGGCATTAAAACCTTGGCGCTTCGGGTGCGGCAGCAATCAGAAAATGCCGCTAAACTGGCGGAATATTTGAGTACCCATCCCAAATTAGAAGCCGTTCATTATCCTTTTTTGGAAAGCCACGCTGGGTACGAAGTAGCCAAGCGCCAGATGGCATCGGGTGGGGGGATGTTGTCGATTCAGGTAAAAGGCGGCGCAGAAGAAGCCTTGGCCGTTAAGAGCAAAGTAAAGGTGTTTATCCGGGCGACGAGCTTGGGAGGCGTAGAAAGTTTGATTGAACACCGGGCCACGGCCGAGGGCGTTCATTCGGTTAGTCCGAAGAATTTACTGCGTATTTCAGTCGGATTAGAGCACGTTGATGATTTAATTGCAGATTTAGCCCAGGCGCTTGGGTAA
- a CDS encoding crotonase/enoyl-CoA hydratase family protein yields MPFETFSLTIENYVAQVVFNRPERANALNQTAWQEMKAIFEELDENEDVRIIILRGNGRHFCAGIDLELLMQVAQSAQKCEGRKREKLRRQVLDLQAPINAIEQCSKPVVAAIHGGCIGGGVDIVSACDMRYCTHDAFFTIKEIDMGMVADLGTLQRLPKIIPPGIAREMAYTGRNVSGQEAERIGLTNRSFVDVDTMLAEVMKIAQVIATKSPLSIRGTKAILNHSRDHSVADGLEYMATWNAAMLLSDDLTEAFQAKMQKRDAVFR; encoded by the coding sequence ATGCCTTTTGAAACCTTTTCCCTGACCATAGAAAATTACGTGGCGCAGGTGGTTTTTAACCGCCCCGAACGCGCCAATGCTCTCAACCAAACAGCATGGCAAGAAATGAAGGCCATTTTTGAGGAATTGGACGAAAATGAGGACGTCAGGATAATCATTTTAAGGGGCAACGGCCGACATTTTTGCGCGGGTATTGATTTAGAACTATTGATGCAAGTAGCGCAATCTGCACAAAAATGCGAAGGGCGGAAGCGCGAAAAACTGCGCCGGCAAGTGCTTGATTTACAAGCCCCCATCAATGCCATTGAGCAGTGTAGCAAACCCGTGGTAGCTGCCATCCACGGCGGGTGCATCGGCGGCGGGGTCGACATCGTCAGTGCGTGCGATATGCGCTACTGCACCCACGACGCTTTTTTTACCATCAAAGAAATCGACATGGGCATGGTGGCCGATTTAGGTACTTTGCAGCGACTGCCCAAAATTATCCCACCAGGTATTGCGCGCGAAATGGCCTATACAGGACGAAATGTATCGGGCCAAGAAGCCGAACGAATCGGCCTAACCAATCGTAGTTTTGTCGATGTCGACACCATGCTGGCCGAAGTGATGAAAATTGCTCAGGTCATTGCTACCAAATCTCCGCTTTCCATTCGGGGCACCAAAGCCATCCTGAACCATAGCCGCGACCACTCCGTGGCCGATGGATTGGAGTACATGGCCACTTGGAACGCCGCCATGCTCCTCTCTGACGACCTCACGGAAGCCTTCCAAGCCAAAATGCAAAAACGCGACGCTGTGTTTCGGTAA
- a CDS encoding phosphatidylserine decarboxylase family protein, whose protein sequence is MTIHKEGTASIGLAALFVLITNGLVRYFWGELDWLTTAWLAASLIFFFIILQFFRKPARVFSVNPKHVIAPCDGKVVVIEEVIETEYFKGPRRQVSIFMSPINVHINWNPISGVVNYFKYHPGKYLVAWHPKSSTENERTTTVIKAPNGVEVLFRQIAGALAKRIVWYVKEGQQVAQGSEMGFIKFGSRVDLYLPLDAKILVNLEDKTKGGITVLAELK, encoded by the coding sequence ATGACTATTCATAAAGAAGGAACGGCCAGCATTGGATTAGCGGCTCTTTTTGTACTGATAACCAACGGATTGGTTCGCTATTTCTGGGGAGAATTAGATTGGTTGACCACGGCTTGGCTGGCCGCATCCCTTATCTTCTTCTTTATCATCCTTCAGTTTTTTCGAAAACCAGCCCGCGTTTTTTCTGTCAACCCAAAACACGTCATTGCTCCGTGTGATGGAAAAGTGGTCGTTATTGAAGAGGTAATTGAAACCGAATATTTCAAAGGACCACGCCGCCAAGTGTCGATTTTTATGTCACCCATCAATGTACACATCAACTGGAATCCCATTTCGGGGGTGGTCAACTATTTCAAGTACCATCCAGGCAAATACTTAGTGGCTTGGCACCCAAAATCTAGCACAGAAAACGAGCGCACCACCACCGTCATCAAAGCTCCTAACGGCGTAGAAGTACTTTTTCGGCAAATTGCGGGCGCATTGGCCAAACGAATTGTATGGTACGTAAAAGAAGGGCAACAAGTAGCCCAAGGCTCCGAAATGGGCTTTATCAAATTTGGCTCACGGGTAGACCTTTACTTACCCTTAGACGCCAAAATACTTGTCAATTTAGAAGATAAAACGAAGGGCGGAATTACCGTATTGGCCGAATTAAAATAA
- a CDS encoding Glu/Leu/Phe/Val family dehydrogenase, protein MTYIEPAPIKDKENPLESMMSRFDKAAELLGISDEMYHILKMPRKQVVVGLPVTMDNGQIKVFEGYRVIHSTILGPSKGGIRFDMGVNIDEIRALAAWMTWKCAVVDIPYGGAKGGIACNPREMSAGEIERLMRAYTTAMLNVFGPDEDIPAPDMGTGPREMAWLMDEYSKAKGMTVQGVVTGKPLVLGGSLGRTEATGRGVTVSALSAMEKMRINPYRATAAIQGFGNVGMYAAALLHERGVSVQAISDISGGYYNSNGIDIEAAMAYRNANGGMLEGYTGAEKITNEELLSLPVDVLVPAAKEDVITHENAADIQAKMIVEGANGPTSASADDIINSKGIMVVPDILANAGGVTVSYFEWVQNRIGYKWNLERINRRSDRIMKDAFENVYATSQKYKVNMRLAAYIVAIDKVASTYKFRGGY, encoded by the coding sequence ATGACTTACATTGAGCCAGCTCCGATAAAAGATAAGGAGAATCCACTGGAGTCTATGATGTCGCGCTTTGACAAAGCTGCCGAATTATTGGGTATCAGCGACGAAATGTACCATATCCTTAAAATGCCTCGAAAGCAAGTCGTCGTGGGTCTGCCCGTGACGATGGACAACGGACAAATCAAGGTTTTTGAAGGGTATCGCGTTATTCACTCTACCATTCTGGGGCCCTCCAAAGGCGGAATTCGATTCGACATGGGGGTAAACATTGACGAAATCAGGGCCTTAGCCGCTTGGATGACCTGGAAATGCGCCGTGGTTGACATTCCTTACGGGGGTGCCAAAGGCGGAATTGCCTGCAACCCACGCGAAATGTCAGCGGGAGAGATTGAGCGACTGATGCGTGCTTACACCACCGCGATGCTCAACGTATTTGGTCCCGATGAAGACATCCCCGCCCCCGACATGGGCACTGGCCCGCGCGAAATGGCTTGGTTGATGGACGAATACTCCAAAGCCAAAGGCATGACCGTGCAGGGAGTAGTAACGGGCAAACCGCTTGTATTGGGCGGCTCGCTCGGACGAACCGAAGCTACCGGACGCGGCGTAACCGTTTCGGCGCTTTCGGCCATGGAAAAAATGCGTATCAATCCCTACCGTGCTACTGCTGCCATTCAGGGATTTGGCAACGTGGGTATGTACGCGGCAGCTCTGCTTCACGAACGCGGCGTAAGCGTGCAGGCCATCAGTGATATTTCGGGAGGGTATTATAATTCCAACGGAATCGATATTGAAGCCGCGATGGCCTACCGAAATGCCAACGGAGGAATGTTGGAAGGATACACCGGAGCCGAAAAAATCACCAACGAAGAATTACTTTCTCTCCCCGTGGATGTGCTCGTTCCTGCGGCCAAAGAAGATGTGATTACCCACGAAAACGCCGCCGATATTCAGGCAAAAATGATTGTAGAAGGTGCCAACGGCCCAACTTCAGCCAGCGCCGACGACATCATCAACAGCAAGGGAATCATGGTTGTGCCCGACATTCTGGCCAACGCAGGCGGGGTAACGGTTTCGTACTTTGAATGGGTTCAAAACCGCATCGGTTACAAATGGAATTTGGAACGCATCAACCGCCGCTCAGACCGTATCATGAAGGATGCCTTTGAAAATGTATACGCCACCTCTCAAAAATACAAAGTAAATATGCGCTTGGCGGCTTACATTGTGGCCATCGACAAAGTGGCCAGCACTTACAAATTCCGTGGCGGTTACTAA